A stretch of the Carassius carassius chromosome 6, fCarCar2.1, whole genome shotgun sequence genome encodes the following:
- the LOC132142887 gene encoding zinc finger protein 501-like, producing the protein MLQTPLKMCSVKLVDCRNLIESRGEETTAEKQQQHTDEEEEEEEENNGDEDDDEFIPTDAIAGSSSDGDKETVSTSKEQLKSFPCITCGKTLSSKGNLVRHERTHTKKKDFRCKRCNICFPTAEEKTLHSKEHKVHKAKKEFRCEQCGKDFFTTAQYMKVHMKTHGERSFQCDECDKCFSKKGNLDAHKRIHTGERPFKCPHCEKSYNQGSHLKKHVRIHTNERPYQCSECGKTFTESSSLNSHKRIHSDEKQYQCKHCDKRFRFIGVLKCHERIHTGEKPFLCSYCGKSFSNTTHLSVHQRIHTGEKPYHCNICEMRFRKYDILQKHNRIHTGERPFKCSQCDKAFARSDVLRVHERVHTGEKPYSCSICGERFAYLGSFQTHQNKHAKEQTAPESSE; encoded by the exons ATGCTGCAGACGCCGCTGAAGATGTGCTCCGTCAAACTGGTGGACTGCAGGAACCTGATCGAGAGCCGAGGAGAAGAAACCACCgcagagaaacaacaacaacacactgatgaggaagaggaggaggaggaggagaataatggagatgaagatgatgatgagttCATTCCCACAG ATGCCATTGCTGGTTCATCTTCTGATGGAGATAAAGAAACAGTCTCAACATCAAAAGAGCAGCTGAAGAGTTTCCCCTGCATTACCTGTGGAAAAACATTGAGTTCGAAGGGTAATTTAGTGAGACACGAGAGAActcacacaaaaaagaaagacTTCCGCTGCAAGAGATGCAACATCTGCTTTCCTACTGCAGAAGAGAAAACTCTTCATTCAAAAGAGCACAAAGTGCACAAAGCGAAGAAGGAGTTTCGCTGTGAACAGTGCGGGAAGGATTTTTTCACAACTGCTCAGTACATGAAAGTTCATATGAAGACACACGGGGAAAGGTCTTTCCAGTGCGACGAATGTGACAAGTGTTTCAGCAAAAAAGGAAATCTGGATGCTCATAAGCGAATCCACACGGGGGAAAGACCATTCAAGTGTCCTCACTGCGAGAAGAGCTACAACCAAGGATCTCATCTGAAGAAACATGTGCGTATTCACACCAACGAGAGACCGTACCAGTGTAGTGAATGTGGGAAAACCTTCACAGAGTCAAGCAGTCTAAACTCACACAAGAGAATCCACTCTGATGAGAAACAGTATCAGTGCAAACACTGTGACAAACGATTCCGCTTTATTGGCGTTCTGAAGTGTCATGAGcggattcacaccggagagaaaccatTTCTGTGCTCCTACTGTGGGAAGAGCTTTTCCAATACGACTCATTTGAGCGTTCATCAAAGAATTCACACGGGAGAAAAACCGTATCACTGCAACATTTGTGAGATGAGATTCAGGAAGTAtgatattttacaaaagcacaataggATTCATACCGGAGAAAGACCATTCAAATGCTCACAATGTGACAAAGCGTTTGCTCGCTCAGACGTCCTGAGGGTCCACGAGCGGGTTCATACAGGAGAGAAACCTTACTCCTGCTCCATCTGTGGTGAGAGATTTGCTTATTTAGGTAGCTTTCAGACCCATCAGAACAAACACGCTAAAGAACAAACTGCTCCAGAATCATCAGAGTGA